One genomic window of Bartonella sp. HY038 includes the following:
- a CDS encoding translocation/assembly module TamB domain-containing protein, which produces MKQANYTYFKLARMIAIFVMSIFVMSMSSLGNAIAQNATDGQNTTDSQKADEDKSWFLTFVEQQLSTPNRKIVISDISGALSSTASIGSITIADRQGVWLKISKAELDWNRLALLRGRISVNSLKAQKIDVYRKPLPDTTPTIPDPEAKGFSLPELPVSVEVGALTANELMLGEDLFGLQATVSLDGSVNLAGGELSSKFAIKRLDGQGGFTLIADYSNKTGGVKIDLDLNEPQNGIAANLLNIEGRPALIMSVKGDGTIDDLDVKISMDAAGQSVVNGNVSLKKDEKGRNIGVKLNGPIAILMPQQYRPFFGSETALAVDASTLDAGGFILHSMTIDGKAIKVAATAQTASDGFLRHLNVNAQLAAENGGALVLPVSGGQTTIQNMAFNIDYGSPNTDNWSGKLVINKLATTGFNAGDVTINLGGLAQNLDMPASRHVTVLAQGGLNHIGLSSSDASNALGDKIALDVNLDIKPQTPIIINKFDVSANGFLLFLKGEVDRLVFRGDIGLKAQSLAPFSGLAGRNLAGSSDLTMSGNIELATGAANIILNGKASGIKTGVEIADRILASEVILSGGIGRDSYGLHARELKIANKDVSISANGDLGSSSALMDFGISLSNLQLINPQIKGGVDVRAALRGHNSFLTIGATTTIKNAVLQGRKLENFNLAFNGILDSTSQLKSNFSGFSFANGRFDNQPLALDAAFQQAPQGFALDSLNVTLGKTSLSGSLIHNLNGLIDGKFHLDSPDIGPLVALGLMNGKGQALADISLNGENGKQNASLIANAKNIDVAGNKLGNLDAKVHVIDLFGVPQAEGSLNGTKIIAGSVKINEVNFVSTVENGASHFSTTAKLENNTNIDVGGALKPLDNDGWQLTLGQAQVRQNAMDVKLLQPATISLAGSGAITIDQLLLAVAGGKIAVSGTVHDSINMAVDINALPLSVANMVMPELAARGVINGKAQISGPKAKPNVVFSLKGDDLTAEPAIKYGLPALTLTADGNTNGDVLSIATRIVGGGLDVGAKGNIDIAKQGLDVDVTLTQLPIALANSIVKGQNLAGQVVGNAHISGTFKNPQASFNAQATGISTTVLKDNGLAPIGVKLQGSFDNNIATIGALEVNGPSNLKINASGTVPVSGNGLDLKINGNAPLALANRFLAKRGAQLSGALNVHATVAGSFTKPELGGGFEVANGQFLDPETNARFTQIALSGNLSGETVTISNISARSASGGGMSGGGTISINVAQGMPADITINLNHLRYNDNNMVVVTVNGHVTAKGPLMSDVEIGGDVLIEKAEIRVPDSFGGAAQIDVQHKHMTKPIETTLERAGIETKPQTKTEKAANTRVNGPKLNLMIRAPNQIFVRGRGLDTELGGTLRLVGPVNDIRPVGGFNMIRGRLEILTQRLTFEEGQVTMSGNFNPDINFVANTQSDDTTVTVTVKGTPSDLDISFTSQPELPQDEVLARLIFNRSISELSPFQIAQLAAAAAELAGLTNNSLMGSLRSATGLDDLDVVTDAKGNTGVRAGRYIRDNIYLGVEAGSGGDTKGTINLDITKNLKAKGAVGSDANSSVGVFYEKDY; this is translated from the coding sequence ATGAAACAGGCAAATTATACATATTTTAAATTAGCAAGAATGATTGCTATTTTTGTCATGAGTATTTTTGTGATGAGCATGTCGAGCTTAGGCAACGCCATTGCCCAAAATGCGACAGATGGACAAAATACAACGGATAGTCAAAAAGCAGACGAAGATAAATCTTGGTTTTTGACCTTTGTTGAACAACAATTATCCACCCCTAACCGCAAAATCGTTATTTCAGATATTAGTGGTGCTTTGTCTTCAACTGCGTCAATTGGCTCAATCACGATTGCTGACCGCCAAGGCGTTTGGCTTAAAATTTCAAAAGCTGAGCTCGACTGGAACCGTTTGGCGCTCTTGCGTGGGCGCATTTCTGTTAACAGTCTTAAAGCCCAAAAAATTGATGTTTATCGCAAACCCCTACCCGATACAACGCCAACCATACCTGATCCAGAAGCAAAGGGATTTTCGTTACCAGAACTGCCGGTTTCGGTTGAAGTTGGCGCATTAACTGCTAATGAATTAATGCTAGGTGAAGACCTTTTTGGCTTGCAAGCAACGGTTTCTCTTGATGGTAGCGTTAATCTTGCAGGTGGTGAATTAAGCTCTAAATTTGCGATTAAGCGCCTTGATGGACAAGGCGGCTTTACACTGATTGCTGATTATTCCAATAAGACTGGCGGCGTAAAAATCGATCTTGATTTAAATGAACCGCAAAATGGTATTGCAGCTAATTTATTAAATATTGAAGGCCGCCCTGCATTAATTATGAGCGTTAAGGGCGATGGTACCATTGATGATCTTGATGTTAAAATCTCTATGGATGCAGCAGGTCAATCAGTTGTTAATGGTAATGTGAGCCTTAAAAAAGATGAAAAAGGACGTAATATTGGCGTCAAATTGAATGGCCCCATCGCTATATTAATGCCGCAACAATATCGCCCATTTTTTGGTAGCGAGACAGCTTTGGCCGTTGATGCATCAACCCTTGATGCCGGTGGATTTATCCTGCATTCAATGACAATTGATGGCAAGGCCATCAAGGTTGCTGCCACTGCGCAAACAGCAAGTGATGGTTTTTTGCGCCACCTCAATGTTAATGCGCAATTAGCAGCCGAAAATGGCGGCGCATTGGTTCTGCCAGTTTCTGGCGGTCAAACAACCATACAAAATATGGCGTTTAATATTGATTATGGTAGCCCAAATACTGATAATTGGAGTGGCAAGCTAGTTATTAATAAGCTGGCAACGACGGGTTTTAATGCTGGTGATGTAACCATTAATTTAGGTGGACTTGCACAAAATCTTGATATGCCCGCAAGCCGCCATGTTACAGTTTTAGCCCAAGGCGGTCTTAATCATATAGGTCTTTCTTCAAGTGATGCCAGTAATGCTTTGGGTGATAAAATTGCCCTTGATGTCAACCTTGATATCAAACCACAAACCCCGATTATCATTAATAAGTTTGATGTAAGTGCAAACGGCTTTCTCCTCTTTTTAAAAGGTGAAGTTGATCGTTTGGTCTTTCGCGGTGACATTGGTTTAAAGGCACAAAGCCTTGCGCCGTTCTCAGGTCTTGCAGGTCGTAATCTTGCAGGCTCTAGCGATCTTACCATGAGTGGTAATATTGAGCTTGCAACCGGTGCTGCTAATATTATTTTAAATGGTAAGGCAAGCGGCATTAAAACTGGTGTTGAAATTGCTGACCGCATTTTGGCAAGCGAAGTAATTCTATCTGGCGGCATTGGCCGTGATAGCTATGGTCTTCATGCTCGTGAATTAAAAATTGCCAATAAGGATGTCAGCATTTCTGCAAATGGTGATTTGGGAAGCTCCTCTGCTTTAATGGATTTTGGCATAAGCTTGAGTAATCTTCAACTTATCAACCCGCAAATTAAAGGTGGGGTTGATGTTCGTGCAGCTTTACGCGGCCATAATTCTTTCTTGACTATTGGCGCTACGACCACCATCAAAAATGCTGTATTGCAAGGGCGTAAACTTGAAAATTTTAATCTTGCATTTAACGGTATTTTAGATAGCACAAGCCAGCTGAAGAGCAATTTTTCAGGTTTCTCCTTTGCTAATGGTCGCTTTGACAATCAGCCTCTTGCGTTAGATGCAGCTTTTCAACAAGCACCACAAGGTTTTGCACTGGATAGTTTAAATGTAACTCTTGGTAAAACCAGTCTTAGCGGTTCGTTAATTCATAATCTTAATGGGCTTATTGATGGAAAATTCCATTTGGATAGTCCTGATATTGGACCATTGGTAGCTCTTGGCTTAATGAACGGTAAAGGGCAAGCCTTAGCTGATATTAGCCTTAATGGCGAAAATGGCAAACAAAATGCCTCTTTAATTGCCAATGCAAAAAATATCGATGTTGCAGGCAATAAGCTTGGTAATCTTGATGCCAAGGTTCATGTCATTGATCTTTTTGGTGTTCCGCAAGCTGAAGGTAGCTTAAACGGTACAAAGATTATTGCAGGTTCTGTCAAAATTAATGAAGTTAATTTTGTTAGTACGGTTGAAAATGGTGCGTCGCATTTTTCAACAACGGCCAAACTTGAAAACAATACTAATATTGATGTAGGCGGGGCGTTAAAACCACTTGATAATGATGGTTGGCAATTAACCCTTGGTCAGGCGCAAGTGCGGCAAAATGCAATGGATGTCAAATTGTTGCAACCTGCCACTATTTCATTAGCCGGAAGCGGCGCTATTACCATTGACCAATTATTATTGGCCGTTGCCGGCGGTAAAATTGCAGTAAGCGGCACAGTACATGATAGCATTAATATGGCGGTTGACATTAATGCGCTGCCTTTATCGGTTGCCAACATGGTGATGCCAGAGCTTGCCGCACGCGGTGTTATTAATGGTAAAGCGCAAATAAGTGGGCCCAAAGCTAAACCCAATGTTGTTTTTAGTCTTAAAGGTGATGATTTAACTGCAGAGCCAGCAATTAAATATGGCTTACCAGCCTTAACATTAACTGCTGATGGTAATACGAATGGTGATGTTTTGAGCATTGCAACACGTATTGTTGGTGGCGGCTTAGATGTTGGTGCTAAAGGCAATATTGATATTGCTAAACAAGGGCTTGATGTTGATGTAACATTAACCCAATTGCCGATTGCCCTTGCCAATAGCATTGTCAAAGGACAAAATCTTGCAGGGCAAGTGGTAGGTAACGCCCATATTAGCGGAACCTTCAAAAACCCGCAAGCCAGTTTTAATGCGCAAGCAACAGGCATATCGACCACAGTATTAAAAGATAATGGTCTTGCACCTATTGGTGTAAAATTGCAGGGAAGTTTTGACAATAATATTGCAACCATTGGTGCGTTAGAAGTTAATGGCCCTTCAAACTTGAAAATAAATGCAAGCGGTACAGTGCCAGTATCGGGCAATGGTCTTGATTTAAAAATCAATGGTAATGCACCCTTGGCACTTGCCAATAGGTTCCTTGCTAAGCGCGGCGCGCAGCTTTCAGGTGCGTTAAATGTTCATGCAACCGTTGCTGGTAGTTTTACCAAACCAGAGCTTGGCGGCGGTTTTGAAGTCGCAAATGGTCAATTTTTAGATCCTGAAACAAATGCTCGGTTCACACAAATTGCACTTTCTGGTAATTTGAGTGGCGAAACCGTAACCATATCTAATATTTCGGCTCGCTCAGCAAGTGGCGGCGGGATGAGTGGCGGCGGCACAATTTCTATTAATGTCGCTCAAGGTATGCCGGCCGATATTACCATTAATCTCAATCACTTACGCTATAATGACAATAATATGGTGGTGGTGACAGTTAATGGTCATGTAACTGCCAAAGGTCCATTAATGAGCGATGTTGAAATTGGCGGTGATGTATTGATTGAAAAGGCAGAGATTCGCGTGCCTGATAGTTTTGGTGGTGCAGCACAAATTGACGTCCAACATAAGCACATGACCAAGCCAATTGAAACCACTTTAGAACGTGCTGGCATTGAAACTAAGCCGCAAACAAAGACTGAAAAAGCTGCAAATACACGTGTTAATGGGCCAAAACTTAATCTAATGATACGTGCCCCTAACCAGATTTTTGTACGCGGCCGCGGTCTTGATACTGAACTTGGTGGGACTTTGCGCCTTGTTGGGCCGGTAAATGATATTCGCCCTGTCGGTGGCTTTAACATGATCCGCGGTCGCTTGGAAATTCTAACGCAGCGTTTGACCTTTGAAGAAGGCCAAGTGACGATGAGCGGTAACTTTAACCCCGACATCAACTTTGTTGCGAACACGCAAAGCGATGATACCACTGTTACGGTTACGGTGAAGGGTACGCCAAGCGATCTTGATATCAGCTTTACCTCGCAGCCTGAATTGCCACAAGATGAAGTGTTGGCACGGCTAATCTTCAATCGCTCAATCAGTGAATTATCACCCTTCCAGATTGCACAGCTTGCGGCTGCCGCAGCAGAGCTTGCCGGCCTTACGAATAATTCCTTGATGGGTAGTTTACGCTCTGCCACCGGCCTTGATGATCTTGACGTTGTTACCGATGCTAAGGGGAATACTGGCGTACGAGCTGGGCGTTATATCAGAGATAATATCTATCTTGGTGTGGAAGCAGGTTCTGGCGGCGATACCAAAGGAACAATTAATCTTGATATTACCAAAAACTTAAAAGCAAAAGGCGCGGTTGGGTCTGATGCCAATTCAAGTGTTGGCGTCTTTTACGAAAAAGATTATTAA
- a CDS encoding DnaJ C-terminal domain-containing protein, with amino-acid sequence MRDPYTVLGVARSAKPEEIKSAFRKLAKKFHPDHNKDDKNSQTRFSEISQAYEILGDKEKRGQFDRGEIDGEGKPTYQGFQGTGGGSPFGDFGGSRRTSGFSTSGFDADDSFFSEIFGRGTSSPFGGGAHRAQPKRKGDDINASISISLEQAVGADKVEAIFPNGKNLKIKLPEFVEDGQVIRLKGQGEAMPSGTNGDALITIHFKKHPKFRLEGREIHLDLPVALKNAVLGAKEEVETLDGRVAVSVPAWSSSDRVLRLKGKGLPLKTGGRADFYVHVRIMLPQEKDEALIEFLNNNG; translated from the coding sequence ATGCGCGATCCCTATACGGTTTTAGGCGTTGCACGTTCGGCAAAACCGGAAGAGATTAAATCGGCTTTTCGTAAATTAGCCAAGAAATTCCATCCTGATCATAATAAGGATGATAAGAATTCTCAGACACGGTTTTCTGAAATTAGTCAGGCCTATGAAATTTTAGGTGACAAGGAAAAACGTGGTCAGTTTGACCGCGGTGAGATTGATGGTGAAGGTAAGCCAACCTATCAAGGTTTTCAAGGGACAGGCGGCGGTAGTCCTTTTGGAGATTTTGGCGGCAGTAGACGCACATCAGGCTTTAGTACTAGCGGTTTTGACGCTGATGATTCGTTTTTCAGCGAAATATTTGGTCGTGGTACATCATCCCCCTTTGGCGGTGGTGCTCATCGCGCTCAACCAAAGCGTAAAGGCGATGATATTAATGCATCAATTTCAATTAGCCTTGAACAGGCCGTTGGCGCTGATAAGGTTGAAGCAATATTTCCTAATGGTAAAAACCTCAAAATAAAATTGCCAGAATTTGTAGAAGACGGTCAAGTTATTCGCTTAAAAGGTCAAGGCGAGGCTATGCCAAGTGGCACCAATGGTGATGCCTTGATTACCATTCATTTTAAAAAGCATCCCAAATTCAGGCTTGAAGGTCGTGAGATACATCTTGATTTGCCGGTAGCTTTAAAAAATGCAGTGCTTGGTGCTAAGGAAGAAGTCGAAACCCTTGATGGCCGTGTTGCTGTCTCAGTTCCTGCATGGTCAAGTTCTGATCGTGTACTGCGTTTAAAAGGCAAGGGCTTGCCATTAAAAACAGGCGGCCGCGCTGACTTTTACGTTCATGTACGCATTATGCTACCACAAGAAAAAGATGAAGCGCTAATTGAATTTTTAAATAATAATGGCTGA
- a CDS encoding barstar family protein yields MNGLTERFDIYDDGSNGILVCDAPSNYDLQNLRPETFYEIDFFHPRGNDRHRLYIESFEKIGNKLFISCNMRAFGMFTLLRQVIASPIERPWLNMIGKRKKLYTATCLFYSGIPKRVAKKSVTIEGKYITDYYSFFCEIGYGFAGRLGYMGRCLDGLVDCFCECEGYSEVSLTWHDFETAKYSIENNYPYQTDRHEIVDKIVDALSSHMTLILK; encoded by the coding sequence ATGAATGGTCTTACTGAACGCTTTGATATTTATGACGATGGATCAAACGGCATTTTGGTTTGCGATGCCCCTTCAAATTATGATTTGCAAAATTTAAGGCCCGAAACATTTTATGAAATTGATTTTTTCCACCCAAGAGGCAATGATAGGCATAGGCTTTATATTGAATCCTTTGAAAAAATAGGAAACAAATTATTTATAAGCTGCAATATGCGAGCTTTTGGAATGTTCACCCTGTTGCGTCAAGTTATAGCTTCACCCATTGAGCGACCGTGGCTTAATATGATTGGCAAACGCAAAAAGCTTTATACGGCGACTTGCCTTTTTTATAGCGGTATACCAAAAAGAGTTGCAAAAAAGTCAGTAACGATAGAGGGAAAATATATTACTGATTATTATTCATTTTTTTGCGAAATTGGTTACGGTTTTGCTGGGCGTCTGGGCTATATGGGGCGTTGCTTAGATGGATTAGTTGATTGCTTTTGCGAATGTGAAGGTTATTCTGAAGTTAGCCTAACTTGGCATGATTTTGAAACTGCAAAATATTCAATAGAAAATAATTACCCCTATCAAACGGATCGACATGAAATAGTTGATAAAATCGTCGATGCATTATCTTCTCATATGACTTTAATTTTAAAATAG
- a CDS encoding class I SAM-dependent methyltransferase has protein sequence MMMTTANLNSLKEKLIVTIQEHGPLSISQFITFCLADPQYGYYKTADPFGRDGDFITAPEVSQMFGEMLGVWVVLSWRAMGEPADFSLCEMGPGRGTLMDDVLRTIKKLDLNCFNAAKVFLIETSPKLREKQKQRLASHNSNITWIDHFSLLPAMPVILLANELFDCLPIYQYFFDGQNWRERMVGVSPDSKNEMALIFGLGSIISPPALPYALPIIKEGDIIEVSPARESLMDEIASHIVQYRGAALIIDYGAIEPKPADTLQAMSKHQFSDPLASPGKDDLTSHVDFAALNQRAQLMHCQTYMTTQGEFLLSLGLIERAQTLGQGRDSLFQEKIRNDVERLAGDDKISGKIGGKMGGLFKVLCVSDKNTPIIPFDQQF, from the coding sequence ATGATGATGACAACAGCAAACCTTAATAGTTTAAAGGAAAAGCTTATTGTAACCATCCAAGAGCATGGTCCTTTAAGCATTAGCCAATTCATAACATTTTGTTTGGCTGATCCACAATATGGCTATTATAAAACTGCTGATCCCTTTGGCCGTGATGGTGATTTTATCACCGCACCCGAAGTAAGCCAGATGTTTGGTGAAATGCTCGGTGTTTGGGTTGTTTTATCGTGGCGTGCGATGGGGGAGCCTGCTGATTTTAGCTTATGTGAAATGGGCCCTGGTCGTGGTACCTTAATGGACGATGTTTTGCGCACCATTAAAAAGCTCGATTTGAACTGTTTTAACGCGGCGAAAGTTTTTCTTATTGAAACTAGCCCGAAATTGCGAGAAAAGCAAAAACAACGCCTTGCTAGCCATAATAGCAATATTACATGGATTGATCATTTTAGCTTACTACCGGCGATGCCGGTTATTTTGCTTGCCAATGAATTATTTGACTGTTTGCCGATCTATCAATATTTTTTTGATGGTCAAAATTGGCGAGAAAGAATGGTTGGTGTTTCGCCTGACAGCAAGAATGAAATGGCTCTTATTTTTGGTTTGGGCTCAATTATTTCACCACCAGCCTTACCCTATGCCCTACCAATTATAAAAGAAGGTGATATTATCGAGGTGTCGCCAGCGCGTGAAAGCCTGATGGATGAAATAGCCAGCCATATTGTGCAATATCGCGGTGCTGCCTTGATTATTGATTATGGTGCTATTGAGCCAAAACCGGCTGACACATTGCAAGCCATGTCAAAACATCAATTTAGTGATCCTCTTGCAAGCCCTGGAAAAGATGATTTAACATCACATGTGGATTTTGCCGCCCTTAACCAACGCGCGCAGCTAATGCACTGTCAAACCTATATGACCACTCAAGGCGAATTTTTATTGTCCTTAGGGCTAATTGAGCGAGCGCAAACTCTTGGGCAAGGTCGCGACAGCCTATTTCAAGAGAAAATCCGCAATGATGTTGAGCGGCTCGCAGGTGATGATAAAATTAGTGGGAAAATAGGTGGGAAAATGGGCGGGCTCTTTAAAGTATTATGTGTAAGTGATAAAAATACCCCTATAATACCCTTTGATCAGCAATTCTAA
- the pgeF gene encoding peptidoglycan editing factor PgeF — MNNKPMPIINTAFNDHCGAQIQHGFFTRQGGVSSGIYESLNLGQGSDDEPNLVLENRNRVAANFHITSDKLLTCYQVHSCDVVTVTAPFSSERPKADAMVTNVPGLALGILTADCGPLLFADSKGGIIGAAHAGWRGALYGIIDNTIAAMEALGSKREDIAVAVGPCIGPNNYEVGAEFLHSFLDLDANNMVYFRPSNRADHYFFNLWAFLTVRLRLNKVKDYALNLCTYADQARFFSYRRKTHQNEMDYGRQISAIMLGE, encoded by the coding sequence ATGAATAATAAGCCTATGCCGATTATAAACACCGCTTTTAACGATCATTGCGGCGCGCAGATACAACATGGCTTTTTTACCCGTCAAGGCGGCGTATCAAGTGGCATTTATGAGAGCCTTAACCTTGGTCAAGGCTCTGATGACGAGCCAAATTTGGTGCTTGAGAACCGCAATCGTGTCGCTGCAAATTTTCATATTACTAGCGACAAGCTTTTGACTTGCTATCAGGTGCATTCATGCGATGTCGTAACAGTGACAGCGCCTTTTTCGAGTGAGCGTCCAAAGGCTGATGCCATGGTAACCAATGTGCCGGGGCTTGCGCTTGGCATCTTAACTGCCGATTGCGGACCTTTATTATTTGCTGATAGTAAGGGTGGAATTATTGGTGCAGCCCATGCGGGTTGGCGCGGTGCGCTTTATGGTATTATTGATAATACTATAGCCGCCATGGAAGCCCTTGGTAGTAAGCGCGAAGACATAGCGGTTGCGGTTGGCCCCTGCATTGGCCCCAATAATTATGAAGTTGGTGCAGAGTTTTTGCATAGCTTTCTTGACCTTGATGCTAATAATATGGTTTACTTTCGACCATCGAACCGCGCTGACCACTATTTTTTCAATTTGTGGGCATTTTTAACTGTCCGTTTGCGCCTTAATAAAGTGAAGGATTATGCACTTAACCTGTGCACCTATGCTGATCAGGCACGTTTTTTTTCATATCGTCGTAAAACCCATCAAAATGAGATGGATTATGGTCGGCAAATTTCAGCGATTATGCTAGGGGAATAA
- a CDS encoding accessory factor UbiK family protein: MSNGSNRIFDDLAKLATDAAGAAQGVRQEVETAFRAQAERAVNKLDLVSKEEFEVVKALAVKALDANEALQKRVKILEEKLDLANKA, from the coding sequence ATGAGCAACGGATCTAACCGTATTTTTGATGATTTGGCAAAGCTTGCAACCGACGCAGCTGGTGCTGCACAAGGTGTGCGCCAAGAAGTAGAAACCGCATTTCGCGCCCAAGCTGAGCGTGCTGTCAATAAGCTTGATCTTGTCAGTAAGGAAGAGTTCGAGGTAGTAAAGGCGCTTGCCGTTAAAGCACTTGATGCGAATGAAGCATTGCAAAAACGGGTAAAAATTCTGGAAGAAAAACTGGATTTGGCTAATAAAGCTTAA
- a CDS encoding YbjN domain-containing protein: protein MRLVHDAKEREAHPVDVIEQIAYGHDWSFERTAEDEIAVCITGSKAEYYVSFSWMEDFEALHLACSFTLNVDASRRSEMIDLLSIINEKMLVGHFDYWTEDRAVMFRQTLLLSGGLHPNDAQVKMLLMTALDACEEHFVACESVARDGMDAQVALRHAMFETIGNA from the coding sequence ATGAGACTTGTTCATGACGCCAAAGAGCGTGAGGCACATCCAGTTGATGTGATTGAACAGATTGCATATGGGCATGACTGGTCTTTCGAGCGCACAGCCGAAGATGAGATTGCTGTTTGCATAACTGGCAGCAAAGCCGAATATTATGTTTCATTTTCATGGATGGAAGACTTTGAAGCCTTGCATCTTGCTTGCTCTTTTACCTTAAATGTTGACGCATCGCGTCGCAGTGAAATGATTGATCTTTTGTCGATTATCAATGAAAAAATGTTGGTTGGTCATTTTGATTATTGGACAGAAGATCGTGCCGTTATGTTTCGGCAAACGCTGTTGTTAAGCGGCGGGTTACATCCCAATGATGCACAGGTGAAGATGTTATTAATGACAGCGCTTGATGCATGTGAAGAACATTTTGTCGCTTGTGAGAGTGTTGCTCGCGATGGGATGGATGCACAAGTCGCGCTGCGCCATGCAATGTTTGAAACAATTGGCAATGCTTAA
- the lgt gene encoding prolipoprotein diacylglyceryl transferase, with the protein MGSILSFSALAFPNIDPVIIHLGPFEPRWYGLGYVVGILFAWWYGTFLLRRPQLWKNNQPPMEPNRLDDFVIWAVLGVVVGGRLGEVLFYRPDFYFANPGKIIAVWDGGMSFHGGFIGMALAMVFFALKNKINTFSMFDTIAAGVPVGLGVVRVCNFINNELWGREAFTIPWAVLFPGEAGGIPRHPSQIYEALTEGLLLFIVLAIIIFAFKALKKPGLVSGTFVMGYGLARIFVEFFREPSGSFFALGWPNRDTAIHLLNADANGDWLTMGMLLSLPMVGVGLCMIIYALISNKATAQQV; encoded by the coding sequence ATGGGTAGTATTCTTTCTTTTAGCGCTTTGGCATTTCCCAATATTGATCCTGTAATCATCCATCTTGGTCCTTTTGAGCCGCGTTGGTATGGCCTTGGTTATGTTGTCGGCATTCTTTTTGCATGGTGGTATGGTACATTTCTCTTGCGCCGCCCACAATTATGGAAAAATAACCAACCGCCAATGGAACCAAACAGGCTTGATGATTTCGTCATTTGGGCAGTATTAGGTGTCGTTGTTGGTGGTCGCTTAGGTGAAGTATTATTTTACCGCCCTGATTTTTATTTTGCTAATCCCGGTAAAATCATCGCAGTTTGGGATGGCGGCATGTCATTTCATGGTGGTTTTATTGGCATGGCACTTGCCATGGTATTTTTTGCACTTAAAAACAAAATTAATACATTTTCAATGTTTGATACCATTGCCGCCGGTGTGCCAGTTGGCCTTGGTGTTGTGCGCGTTTGTAACTTCATCAATAATGAATTATGGGGGCGCGAAGCCTTTACTATTCCTTGGGCTGTATTATTTCCTGGAGAAGCAGGCGGCATTCCGCGTCATCCAAGCCAAATTTATGAAGCGCTTACCGAAGGACTGTTACTGTTTATTGTGCTAGCAATCATCATTTTTGCGTTCAAAGCCTTGAAAAAACCCGGTCTTGTTAGCGGTACATTTGTTATGGGCTATGGACTTGCCCGTATTTTTGTTGAGTTTTTCCGCGAGCCGAGTGGCAGTTTTTTCGCCCTTGGTTGGCCTAATCGCGACACAGCTATTCATTTATTAAATGCCGATGCAAATGGCGACTGGCTCACCATGGGCATGCTATTATCACTACCAATGGTTGGCGTTGGTTTGTGCATGATTATCTATGCTTTAATCAGCAATAAAGCAACCGCACAACAAGTTTAA